The Nicotiana sylvestris chromosome 6, ASM39365v2, whole genome shotgun sequence genomic sequence GATAAATTGTTTACGATAGACCTTCGGCTTAAGAATAATAAAAAGGACGCAACAaacaaacaatagcaacaacaaataaTCTAATCATCGCATTTAATCTACCTATCCAAGAAAAGAAACTCCCAAATAAGTTTGCATTTCAGTGCACTTAAGGCTAAATAGGTCTGAAGTGCAGCCAatggtttcatgcacttaaggccaaaaagtTGGAAGTGAAAAAAATGCACTTCAGATGCACCTAAAGTGCAACCAACATTTTTATGCATTTAAAGCCAAATAGATCTGAAGTGCAAATTGCCCCGGAATAGAAATCTACAGAATTCTGCAAATTAATATATGTTTTAAAATTTCGCTGAAACCACAGAAAGTTGTCATCGCAAATGAGTTAGAATTCACCCGAAAGGGCTCAAAAGGTGCCAAGGTGTAAAAGTTAAGGTCTTAAAATTATGTTTTTTTAAAGTCATTTGACCTCTCAAACTTTGTGTTCCCCTTGCCAACGTCTTGTTTGAGTTATTGAGAAAAGCAGAGACAACACTTGTGCTTTCAGTGTCATCTGAAATGAAATTAACAAATGCTACATAAAATGGTTGCTCGAAATTAACAGGTTGCATTTCATGGATTTGCTTGAGTTCAGCATAAACTAACTTATGGTTGGttagtattaaatttttatagCATATGCAATCTGCATTGGACACAACATAATAGGATTCTGCTTGAAAAGTCATTCCTGGTGTTGGCCCCATGCATCACGGGCAACCATATCTAGTAGTTTTAGCAAGTATAAACAAGCAAGTTAATAAAGCAAATAAGCGAAACTATGTAATGAAATAACTTCGCTATGCTTATAAAGTGCAAGGCAGGATGCTAGGTGAAAGGGATCCGTGCACAGCATTTAAAACAAAATAGGGAACTAGGGTGTGGGTCGGATTGGATATGGACGTGTGAAAAATGAGTAATgcaaaaacggataaattatccgactcgacccatatttaatacggataaaaaacgggtgcggataatatggatatccatattattcatggtttcttgaatatgatcatttTTGGGCGAATTGCTAGTCTCCCAAACTTCACGAACTCCCAATTTGAAGCTTTACCGATGTAAAAGTTGAACCCATTAATTAtctattggttatccattttcaaAGTGAATAATATGgttttatccatatttgacccgtttctaaaaaaattattatccaacccatttttaaaTAGATAATATGGAGGgataattattttcttttaaccattttgccgcGGAACCAACCACCATTTAATTAGACAACATAAATGAGACTCCAAATAGCATCAAGGGGAAGCAGAAACAAAAAAAAGTGCTGATAAAGTTTAAGTGTCATTTTTCTTGCTGGGACTCCAAATCTTCCGCAGCCATATCTTGCTCCGAGTTTATTATTGCCCTTGCTCGCTTTGACTCCACCCAGTTTCCCCACAACACCATAAACAATCCCAAAACGATCAGCATTGAACCCACTATAGTTCCCGTGAATATCTCTTCACCAAGTAGAAGCCAGTTGAGTATGGCAACTACGATAATCGGTAATGGATTGAAAATTGACACAAAAAAAGGCCCCTCCCTCTGGATGCACCAACTCATCACGAAATATGATAGAGCTGAGCAGAAAACTCCTGAATATATGGTGGAGATAG encodes the following:
- the LOC104246621 gene encoding WAT1-related protein At1g09380-like, which gives rise to MVHNPSKSNQEYAATYSSTALMCFMASCICLVFGFCFDHDLSDWSLSSGVRPISTIYSGVFCSALSYFVMSWCIQREGPFFVSIFNPLPIIVVAILNWLLLGEEIFTGTIVGSMLIVLGLFMVLWGNWVESKRARAIINSEQDMAAEDLESQQEK